The following nucleotide sequence is from Phycisphaera sp..
CGCCGGCATGACCGCCGTGCTGTGCATCGGCGAGACCCTAGAAGAACGCGAGGCGGGAAGGACTGACCCGGTGAACGAAGCCCAGCTCCGCAGCGCCCTGGGCGACATGCACGTCGTGCGCAACGACCACCTGGTCGTCGCCTACGAGCCCGTCTGGGCCATCGGCACCGGCAAGACCGCGAGCGCAAGCGACGCCCAGGCCGCCCACGAACGCATCCGAGCGGTGCTCTCTGAGATTCTGGGTTCGGACGCCGCGGCGGCCATCCGCATCATCTACGGCGGCTCGATGAAACCCGACAACGCCGCTGAGTTGATGGCAAGCCCCGACATCGACGGCGGCCTCATCGGCGGGGCGTCGCTGAAGGCCGAGGATTTTCTCGCGATCGTCGACGCAGCAAGGGCATAAGAAAACCGCGTGCAAACGCACGCGGCTGGTATTATCTGCACTATTGCCTAATGCCTAATGCCTGATGCCTCCGGCATCAATACCGGTAGTGATCGGGCTTGTACGGCCCCTCGACCGGCACGCCAAGGTACTCGGCCTGGTCGGCGCTCATCTTGGTGAGCTTCACGCCAAGCTTGTCCAGGTGCAGGCGGGCGACCATCTCGTCGAGGTGCTTGGGCAGCACGTAGACCTTGTTCTCGTAGTTGTCGTTGTTCTCGTGCAGCTCGATCTGGGCGATCACCTGGTTGGTAAAGCTCGCGCTCATCACGAAGCTGGGGTGGCCGGTCGCGCAGCCAAGGTTCAACAGGCGGCCCTCGGCCAGCACCAGGATGCTCTTGTCCATGCTCTTGAAGTAGAACTCGTCGTACTGCGGCTTGATGTTGCGACGCTCGACGTCGGCATCGCGCTGGAGCTTCTCCATCTGGATCTCGTTGTCGAAGTGGCCGATGTTGCCCACCACGGCCTTGTCCTTCATCTTCTTCATGCTCTCGAGCGTGATGATGTCCTTGTTGCCCGTGGTGGTGATGAAGATGTCGGCCGTGCCGATGAAGTCCTCGAGCGGCTTGACCTCCAGGCCCTCCATCGCGGCCTGCAGCGCGCAGATGGGGTCGATCTCGGTCACGATCACGCGGCAGCCCTGGCCCTTGAGGCTCTGCACACAGCCCTTGCCCACGTCGCCGTAGCCGCAGACAACCGCGACCTTGCCGCTGAGCATGACGTCGGTGGCGCGGTTGAGCCCGTCGATGAGGCTGTGGCGGCAGCCGTAGACGTTGTCGAACTTGCTCTTGGTGACGCTGTCGTTCACGTTGATCGCGGGGAAGGGCAGCGTGCCCTTCTCGGCGAACTGGTACAGGCGGTGCACGCCCGTGGTGGTCTCCTCGCTGATGCCCTTGACGGCAGGGGTGACCTTGGTGAACCAGCCGGGGTTGGTGTCGATCGTGTCCCGGATGGTGTTGAGGATGTGCTTGTACTCCTCGGCGTCCTTGTCCTCGTCGAACGCGGGCACACTGCCGGCCTTCTCGAACTCCATGCCCTTGATGAGCAGGAGCGTTGCGTCTCCGCCATCATCGACGATCTGGTCCGGGCCGCTGCCGTCGGGCCAGGTCAGCATCTGCTTAGTGCACCACCAGTACTCGGCCAGCGTCTCACCCTTCCAGGCGAAGACGGGCGTTCCCTTGGGGTTCTCGGGAGTGCCGCCGTTCTCTGTGCGACCGACCACGACCGCCGCCGCCGCGTTGTCGGCCGTGCTGAAGATGTTGCACGAGCACCACCGCACGTCGGCGCCGAGCTCGACGAGCGTCTCGATCAGCACGGCGGTCTGCACGGTCATGTGCAGGCTGCCAGCGACCTTGACGCCCTTGAGCGGCTTCTTGCTGCCGTACTTCTCGCGCAGGGCCATCAGCCCGGGCATCTCGTCCTCGGCCAGGCGGATCTCCTTGCGGCCGCTCTCGGCGAGGGTCAGGTCCTTGACCTTGTACTCCAGTTGTCCCTGGCTCGTTTTGGCCACGTCGGTGGTCAGCGTCGTCATGTTTCGTGTTCCTCTTCCTTGACTGTGAATCGGTGTAATGCGTTCGTTCACACGCCGCCGGCTGGCCGGGGCGCGAGCTTTCATACTTGTTACGTCTGGCAAATAGCCGTGGCAGCAAAGACCTCCGGGCCCCGCGCATCGGGCGAGCTCGGGAGCGGGCGATGGCCGACGAGTGTCAAGCCAGCCGCGTCGCACCAAAGACCGAGTTGGGATTCCGAAATACCCAGCCAGCAATGCCCCATCTCCAGCCGGAACTCCTCGCGGCCGTGCGGCTGCATGTCGACGATTAGCACCCGGCCGCCCGGCTTGAGTACACGCGCGGCTTCTTGTAACGCGGCTTGCGGGCTCTCCAAGTGGTGGAGCACGAGCCCCAGCACGACCAGATCAATGCTGCCGTCTTCCAGTGGCAGGTTCTCGGCTTCGCCGAGTTCCAGTTCGATGTTGCCCGGCTCGCCTAGTCGCGAACGCGCCGCTTCGAGCATCGTCGGCTCGCGATCGATCCCGATGACCCGCTCGGCCACGGGCGCGAGCATGCCGGCAAACACGCCCGTGCCGCAGCCCACGTCGGCAACGACCATTCCCGGTGCGAGCAACGAGGCCAACGCCCCACCGGCGTAACGCTCGCCGAAGAGTTCGCGGCTGACATCGTCCCACTGCGCGCCCACACGACCGAAGAACGCCGCCGACCCTGGCCGACGATCGGCGATCACCGCACGCAGCCGCCGTATGTCGGCGTCGGCCTCGTCGCCACGCCCCGCCGTCTCGCGCACCTGCGTCCACACGCCGCGAAGCTCGGGCGGCAGGTCGTCGCTCACGCAGCGATAAAGCGTGGCCGTTCCGGCCGCCCGTCGCTGCACCCAGCCGTGGTCGGCCAGCAGCTTCAGCCGGCGGCTCACCGTCGATTGCGGAAGTTGCACCACCTGGGCGATCTCGCCGACGGCCAACTCCTCGGCCTCGAGCACCCGGAGCATGCGCAAACGCACCCCATCGGCGATGGCCGAGAGCGCGGCGGCGATGTCGTTGAGTGCGTCGGTAGTCTTCATCCGTGTATCCGGATGAAGTGTAGAAAGCACCGGCCGAAAGGCAAAGAGGGTGCCCTAAAAATAAGTAGTTACCCTCCCGGAGAGGGCTCAGGCGGGGGTGCATCAGGGGCCAGGATGCCCTCCTCGACCGCCTCGTACGGCACCCGCACGAAGGTCCGCCCGGGAGTCTCTCCCAAGGCCCGGATTCGTTCGGCCACCTGGGCGTTCGTGTAATCGAACCACAGGGCCATCGCGTAGCGTTCCAGGGCCTTCTCGGTGTCGCCGATTCCGTGGTAGAACTCGGCGAGCTTGAGCTGCGGCTCAATATGAAGCCCACGATCGACCCGGGCACCCGCCAGCAGGGCCCGCTCGGCCTCGTCCGGATCGCCGATTTCCTCGGCATACCGCCCGAGGCGTAGGTATTCCTCGACGGTGCCCGGCTGGCGGGTGCGGTCGCGCAGCAAAGAAATCAGCCGCTCGTGCTCGCCCGCGCTGTGCAGGGCCTGGATCAACAGTTCGAGCTTCTGCTCGTCCATCGGGTCGTCGCGATAGACACGCTGCAGCGGAACGATCGCCTCACCGGGGCGTTCTAAAGCCAGAAGGGCCTTGCCCCTTCCAAGGTCGGAAGCCAGCGGCACCGGATGGATCTCGGCATACGCCTCCCACTCGGCCAGCGCCTTGGCGTAATCGCCGGCCGCGTAGGCGTTGTTAGCCGACTCACGAATCTCCCCGGCCGAACGCTCCTGAGCAGCGCATCCGGCGAGGTTCAGGCACATGAGTCCGGCGACAAGGATGACGGCAACGGTGTTGAATAGCTTGATCGGCATAGGGTCGATTATCGGCGCTCCACATGGCCCGCGGCTACCCCAGAGCGCCAACGATTCTTCAGAGCATGCCAGATCCCAAACGTTTTCCAACCGTCCTGCTCCGCCACGACCTGCCCGGCGGCTCGCACCACTTCGACTGGATGCTCGCCCTTGACGACCACGGCTCGTTGCTGACGTTCCGACTCGATCGAGACATCAGCCTCGATGCCGAGCCATTCGAGGCCGAGCAACTGGCCGGTCACCGTCGGGCTTATCTCGAGTACGAGGGCGAGGTTTCGGGCAACCGAGGGACGGTGGTTCGCGTCGCCTCGGGGCATTGCGACATCCACGCACGCACCGATCATTCGATCGAACTCTCGCTGCATTTGGGTGTTCGGCATGAGAATTTGGGTGGAATCCGCCAGAAAAATGGGCGTTTTTTGTTTGGTTCACGGTAAATTTGATGCAAGATTTTGGTCCTTTTCGCGTATAATGCACGCAGACCGCTGATGGGAAGCCACGGTCGGCTTCGCGTCGCCCGGCCGCGTGGGGTTGCCGGGTCAGTGGACGGGGCCGCCGATGAGCGGGCGACGACCCCGATGGGGCACGGCTCATGCTCGATCAGAATCAAACGACCAATCGCGAGTTCAAGGGCGAGAGCAAGCCCAAGATCCGCACGCTGGCCAAGCTCGGCGCAACGCCCGAAGACGAGACCGGCTGGAAGCGGCATGCGCAGCTGACCGGTCAGGGTGCCACGCACGTGAAGAGCTTCCATTGCAAGCTCCAAGGCGACGCTCTGGCCCACCTCGACCAACAAATCAACGCCTGGATCGAGAGCCATGAGGATTGCGAGGTCAAGCTCGTAACCACCGAGGTGGGCGAATGGAGCGACAACCTCGGCAAGGCGTGCCACATCATCGTCCAAGTCTGGGTCTAGATCCGGCCTGGATGCAACTACCCGCTTCCACTGACCGTGTTCGACCCCGCACGCCGATATCAGCGGCGTGTGCGGCATTGTGGCCATAGCTCGCGGCGCGGGCGCAGCGTTATCCGTTTCGGAACGGCAAGCAGTACGCATGCGCGACACGCTCGCGCACAGGGGGCCCGACGGTGCCGGGGTGTGGTCGATGCCGGGGGTCTTCCTGGGCCAGCGCCGCCTGGAAGTCATCGCGCCGGGTGAAGCGGGCCGTCAGCCGATGGCCTCGCGCGATGGCCGGTGGGTGATCGTCTACAACGGCGAGTTGTACAACGATCCGCAACTCCGCAAAGAACTCGCCACACTCGGCCAAGAGCCGGATTCACCCAGCGACACCGCCACAATGTGCCAGGTGCTCAGCGCCTGGGGGCCACAGGGGCTACGCAAGTGCCGGGGCATGTTCGCGATTGTGGCGTACGACACGGTCGAAAATCGTCTGGTTCTGGCGAGAGATCCGCTGGGCATCAAGCCGCTCTGCTACGCCATCACCCAGCCGCCCGACGGTGGCGGTCCCGAGTTGGTCGTCGCCAGCGAGGCCACCGCGCTCTTCGAGCACCCCCACCTCTCTCCCAGCGTCGACCCACTCGGGCTCACCGCGTACCTGACCACCATCCGCCTGAGCACCGAAGGCCGGACGCTGTTCGCCGGCGTGTCGATGCTCCGTCCGGGACAGGTTCAAGAAATCGACCTTCGCGACGCCACCCTCACACCGCAAGAGTGGGAGTTGCCCATCGAGGGTGGCGACCCAGACAATCTTCGCGCACTCGTCGAAGAATCGGTCTCCCAGCACCTACGTTCCGACGTTCCCGTGTGCGTCCTGCTCAGCGGTGGGCTCGATAGCACGATCATCGCCGCCACCACCCGCCTCCACCGGCTGCGACTGCCAACGTTCGGCGCGGGCGACGGCAGCGATGATCCCGAGGCCGATGCCGCGTACGCGCGACGGCTGGCCGGGCAATGGAACCTGCCCCACCGCTCGATCCGCATGACCCAGGACCGATTCGTCGCCGGCGTGCGCATGCTCGTCGAGCGCACCGGCCAGCCGGTCAGCACGCCCAACGAGACCGCCATCCACGCCCTTGGTTGCGCGATCCGCGCGGGTGGGTGCAAGGTCGCGCTGACCGGGGAGGGAGCCGATGAGCTCTTTGGTGGTTACCACGGGCCGCTGCAACAAGCCGCCGAATACCTCGACAACGGCGGCGACGACCCGGCCATCGCGTTCCTTCTTGGCAACGCCTGGGTGCCGCCGCAGATGATGCCCCGCGTGCTGAGCCCGAAGCTCGCGCGCATCGCAGAGTTCGCGGGGTGGCTCGTGCAGGCGTACCGCGACGCGTACCAGCTCGAAGCGGCCAGACCGGGGCCCACGCTCGCACCGCGCGACGAGGCCATGCGCACGAGCATGCGTCTGATGCGACGTACGAACCTCACCGGCTTGCTCCAACGCGTGGATAGCGCCCTCTCGCAATCGGGAGTCGAGGGCCGCACGCCCCTGGCCGATCGCGTGGTTGCCGCGTTCGCCGATGGGTTGCCGTTGAGTCAGAAGTTCGATCCCACGCTGCCACCGCATGAGGGCACGAAGATAGCGCTCCGCCGGGCGTTCGATGGCGTCGTGCCAGCGGAGATCCTGAACCGCCCCAAGGCCAGCTTCCCGCTGCCGTTCCAGGGCTGGCTCGGGCCGCTGTTCGACGACCTTCGCGACGAGCCGATCATCGACGAGTTCTTCAACCGAGACGCCTGGGACCTGGTCGCACAAGACCCCGAGGCCAACTGGGCGCAGGCCTGGCCCATGGTCAACATCGGGCTGTGGGCCAAGCGATGGTTTGGGTGAGTACAGGTCCGGTTGATCAGCCCGCCCGCGAGCGGGCAACGTCTTCGCAAGCCGCGAACAGGCCGGCGAGCGCGTGCTTGGAATGGTCGCTGAGGTCGACGAACTTCAAGCCCAGCTCACGCGTGAACATGGTGGGACGCGACGACCACGCCACGGTGACCTTGAGCGGCAGCACCTCGGTCATGCCGTGGAGTTGCACGTCGAACTCTCCGTAGGTCTCCAGGGGCGGCCAGGGCTTGCCCCGCAGCCGCATGCCGCCGGGCCCGATATCCACGACCCGCCCCAGCTTGGTCCGGAGATGGCGGATCTCGATCCGACCGACGGTGCGACGGTTGGATTCCTTGAGCCAGTGGGCGTGTGTTCGCAAGACGTCGTTCATGGCACCAGCAGATCGTCAAAGCAGGGCTCGAGCCAGATGGGCCTTGCCCCAAGCGCCAGCCTTTGGGTCGGCGTGGGCCGGTCATGACGGCTGCACCGGCTTGATCGGCCCCGCCCTGCGGTCTATGACAGGCGATGCCCGACCCAAGCCTGCTCGAAGCCTTCCCCACCCCCGTCGACACGCCATTCGTCATCGAGCACGTGGCCGAGGAATTCACCTCGCTGTGCCCCAAGACCGGGCACCCCGACTTCGGGGAGGTCGTGGTCGTCTTCGAGCCCGCGCCTGGCAGCTCGGGCGGCCTGTGCGTCGAGCTCAAGAGCCTCAAGCTCTACCTGCAATCGTTCCGCAACGAGGGCATCTTCTACGAGGCCGTCACCAACCGCATCCGCGACGATCTGGCCGCCCTGATGCACCCCAACTGGATGCGCGTGACCACCAACTGGCGTGGCCGGGGCGGCATCCGTTCGGTCATCCGTGCCGACCACGGCACCGTGCCGCCGAATCTGGCCTGACTCCACGCCTAGGTTCTCCCCTCACCCAGCAGCCGAAAGCGAGCCCGACCTTGGCCGATAAACCCAACCGCACCCTCCTGTCAGATGTCGGCGAGGGCGAGCACGTCAGCGGCCCGTACGCCATCATCAACGCCCAGCTCGGCAAGACCCGGACCGACAAGCTCTACCTGCGCTGTTTGCTTTCGGATCGTTCGGGCACCGCGCCGGGCCGCATGTGGTCGATCGACGAGTCGACGTACAACCGGCTGCCGGCCGAGGGCTTCGTGTGGGTGGAAGGTGACGCCCAGGCCTACCAGGGCGAGATGCAGATCATCATCCAATCGGTCGACCCATTCGACCCGAACGAGGAGATGATCCGCGAGCTGCTACCCGCCTCGAAGCGCAACCCCGAGGAAATGTTCGCCGACCTTCGCGCGATCTTCGACACGTTAGAGCACCCCGCCGCCAAACGCCTCGCGCAGGCGTTCTTCGACGACGAGCCGCTGATGTCGGCCTTCCGCACCGCCCCGGCCGCCAAGGTGCTGCACCACGCGTACTTGGGTGGTCTGCTCGAGCACACGCTCCAGCTCTGCAGCCTGGCCGACCGCATGCTGCCGCTCTATCCCGACCTCAACCGCGACCTCATCCTGCTCGGACTGCTGCTACACGACATGGCCAAGACGCGGGAGCTGAAGTACGACCGCGCGTTCGATTACTCCGATCGCGGCCTGCTCGTCGGCCACATCGTCGACGGCGTCATCCTGTTGCGCGAGAAGGCCTACCAGGACGGTGTCGACCTACCGCCCGAGGCCATCATGGTGCTCGAGCACATCATCCTCTCGCACCACGGCGTGCCCGAGTACGGTGCGGCCAAGGTCCCCGCCACGCCCGAGGCGATCTTCGTCTCGAATCTCGACGACCTGGACGCCAAGACCGAGATGGCCCTGGTGGCCGCCAAGCGGGATCGCGTGGACAAAACCGACCTCCGCGGCAAGTTCACCGAGAAGCACTGGGCCCTCAACACCCGCGTGTACCGGCCCGACCCTCTGCGCGAATAGAAATCGCCCGCCCGGGCATACACTTGGGCATGAGCGAGGAAGTCGCCATCCAGGTCAATTTTGGCAAGCCCATGCCGGTGTTCCCGCTGGGCGTTGTCGCGCTGATGCCCCAGCAAGTAGCACCCTTCCACATCTTCGAAACCCGCTACCGGCAGATGATCGGCGACGCCCTGGACGGCTCGGGCCAGATCGCCATGGCCACCTACGACACGAGCGATCTCGAGGTGTTCGACCACAGCGGCGATTCGCTACCCCTGCGGCCGGCCGTGTGCATCGGCCAGGTCTTCCAGCACGAGAAGCTGCCCGACGGGCACTACAACATCCTGCTCCAGGGCATCTGCCGCGCCAAGATCGTCGACGAGATGGCCCCCGACGACGAACGGGCGTATCGCACGGCGTACCTCGAACCGCTCGACCTGCCCGGGCATCCTCAGCTGGGCCTGGACACCGCACGCCAGAAGCTCACCGAGCACCTGACCGCCTGGCCGCTCCAACAGCTCCGCACCGCGGCATGGGTCGTCGAACGCCTCGAAAACGAGCAGATCCCCGATTCGGCCGCCTTCGAACTCGTGTGCTTCTCGCTGTTCACTGATCCCGAGTTGCGCTACCAGTTGCTGGCCGAGCCCGACGCCAAGCGCCGCGTGCGCTTGGTCGAGCTTGCCCTCAGCGACATGGCCCGCATCATCCGCAACGCCGCTTCGCAGCACCCCGAACGCTGGCCCAAGGGCGTGAGCTGGAACTGAGCTGCAGAAACAGGCCTACACGTTGAACAGGAAGTGGCACACATCCCCATCCTGCATCGCGTAGTCCTTGCCCTCCACGCGCATCTTGCCGGCTTCCTTGATGGCCTTCTCGCTGCCGTACTGATCGAGCACATCAACGCCGTAGATGTTGGCCCGGATGAACCCGCGCTCGAAGTCGGTGTGGATCACGCCGGCCGCCTGCGGCGCGGTCGCGCCCTGGCGGACGGTCCAGGCCCGGATCTCCTTCTCGCCCGCGGTATAGAAGCTCTGGAGGCCCAATAGCCGGTAGGCCTCGCGCGCCAGCTTGCCCAGCGCGGGCTCGTCCATGCCATAGTCGGCCAGCATCTCGGCCTTGTCCTCGGGCTCGAGCTCGGCCAGCTCACTTTCGATCTTTGCGCACACCGGCACGAAGGCGTTGCCCTCGCCCTCGGCGTGGGCTTTCACTTTCTGGGCCAGCTCGCCCTTGCCGGCGGCGTCGCTCTCGTCGACGTTGGCGATGTACAGAATCGGCTTGGCCGTGATGAGCCCAAGACCGCGCCACGCCTTGCGCTGCTCGGCATCGATGATGGAGTCGGCGATCACGCGAGCGGGCTTGCCCTCGTCGAGCACGGGCTTGATCTTTTGGAGTACGGCGTACCGGGCGATAGCCTCGGGCTCGCGGCTCTTGGCGGCGCGCTCTGCCTTGGGCAGGGCGCTCTCGACGGCCTGCAGATCGGCCAGCAGCAGCTCGTTGTTGATCGTCGAAATGTCGCGCATCGGGTCGACCGAGCCGTCGACGTGCAGAATCTCCTCGCCGCCCGGCGCCTCCTCGAAGCAGCGGACCACCTGGGCGATGGCGTCGACCTCGCGGATGTTGCTCAGGAAGGCGTTGCCCTTGCCCGCGCCCTCGCTGGCACCACGGACCAGGCCGGCGATATCCACCAGCCGCATGGCCGCGGGGATGACCTTCTGCGTCTCGATGTGCTTGTGGATGCGCTCGAGGTTCGGATCGGGGATCGGCACGATGCCCACGTTGGGCTCGATGGTGGCAAAGGGGTAGTTGGCCGCCAACGCGCCGGCGTTGGTTAGGGCGTTGAAGAGTGTGGACTTGCCAACATTGGGCAGCCCGACGATGCCTGCGTCCATGGGTTCGATTCCGATTGCTTGGGGCCTGCGATGCGGGAAAGGGGCAAAGGTATGCACGCCCGCGTCCGGCTCGCGGTTATCTACCCGCCCCACATGCCCGATTGCTGGCCATAGCCCGAGTTTGGTGGTCTACTTGTCAACGAGGCCCGGGGTACACTGTCGCCTGAACGCGAGCGCTCGTAGCTCAGCAGGACAGAGCAACGGTTTCCTTCGTCAAAGAGGGGCCCGGCCCGGAAACGGGCCGAGGCGAACCGGGTGAACTCGGGGAAACCCTAGTCGCTCCCGTTGGGCGATGGGCAATCCCGAGCCGAGCCGTCGGCGGGGTCTGGAGCCAAATCCAGAGCCGGCGGAAGGTGTAGAGACCAGCGGGTGAGCCGCCCCGGCAATACCCCCGCACCGAAGGTGGTTGACGCCACCGGAGGAAGCGCCCGGCACCCTACCCAGACGCGCATGTCTGGCGGGTGAAGAGATGGTCCGGTCCGTGGTGAAAGCCGCGGGTGTGCCGAAACCGTAGGTCGGAGGTTCGAGTCCTCCCGGGCGCGTTGAGAGAATGAGAGCCGGCGAACGGATTGCCGGCACGAGACCCGGACGGAGCCACAGCCTCGCGGAGGCGAGCATGGCCACTCCCAGATTTGTTGTTACCGCGTGCACCGGCGCGATGCTGGCCCTGACGCTCGGCGTCCAGGGCTGCTCGACACCCGCCGCACATCACCGCCACCAGCCGCCAAGCTTCGCCCAAGCCGCGCCCACGATCACCACCGAGTCGTGGGCCACGGTGCTGCCCTTGCCCGGCATCGAGCAAGACCGGGTGGCCTACGCACGCCGCGACACCGCGCTGGGCATGCCGTCACCGGGCTACACCAGTGTGGCCGGCTCCTGGCGGGCCAACGAGCGACCCTCGCTCACGCGATACCAGTTCATACCGCTGTCGCGGTCCCCGCACACGTTCCTGTTTTTCACCGCGCCGGCGCAGCATGAACGCCGTGCGCCTCGGGTCCCCAGGAGGGCCCATCCGTGGCGCACGGCGTGGTAGCTGAACTATCGGATCGGCCCCACATTCGGGCCGGCCGGCCTTAGTCGAACGAGTTGCTGTTGCTGGGCAGCTCGACCGAGCGCAGCTTCAGCGTGGTCTCGATGCGGAAGTTCGAGCGCGTGTAGTGCCTCTCGGCGAAGAACACCTTCAGCTCGTACTCGCCGCCGTCCTCCAGGAAGTTCAGGCGGCTCAGATCGACCGTCTGGCTGACAGCGCCGTGGACGCCGCCGATGTCGATCACCATCTTGCCGTCGATGAACACCCACACGTCGTCGTCGCCGAAGAACGTGAACACGTTGTTCGCGTCCTCGTCGTAGACAAACTTGGTGGCCAGCTCATACGTGAAGTGGTAGTTGTGTCCCCAGCGATCGCCCGCCGGGTTGCCGTACAGTTCCTCGTCGATGGGGAAGAAGCCCTGGATGCCATCCTGGCTGCTATCGTCATGGGCGTGGAAGACGTAACGATCGGTGCCCGCCTCGCGGGTCAACGTGATGCCGGCCGGCTTGGCCAGATTCACACCGGGGACCGTGCGGAACCACTGGTTAAAGCTCTCTTCACTCGTGAAGACGCTCCCACTCTGGGCGTTCAGCGTGCCCGTGGTGTCACCTTCCATGACGTCCATGTAGTCCACTTCCGAGGCGAAGGGGAACATCCGCCGGCCCTGGGGGTCCTTGAAGCTGCCGTCGATCTTGAAGCCATTGCTGCCGTCGCGCAGCGTGGGCTTGCCATCGTCATCCAGCTCGAAGCCCACGAAGCCCACACGCAGTCCGGTGTTGTACCGCTGGAAGTCGGGGTGCCCACCCTCGGTATGGGGGCGGAAGTCACGGACCGTACCGGTCAGCACCAGTTCGCTGGGCAGATCGGCGTACGGATCGTCCGACTGTCCCACCTGGGCGTTCGCCACGGTTGTGCCGCACGCCAGAGCCACGATGCCGGCCACGCCGACCGCGCCAGCGGCCCGCACGATCCGGCGAGAAGATTGACCATTTCGCATCGTTGCCTCCATGCCGGGTCACCCGGCCAAAAAACTCACCCCACCATGGGGCGTCACAATCCACCTACAGCCTCGATTGCGCGCCCGACCGCGGCCATCCGCTGCCATGAAAAGAGGCCGTCTGGCGTGCGGGATGTGCGGGCTGGGAAATCCCCGCGGGCCATGCGGGACGGTTTCCAACGCTCGACGCCCTTGGGCGTCGATGTAACCGACAGGGTCGCTCGATTTTCGGACGCCCTGGTGGCGTAGGCTGCCGCCTTCTCAATCCAAGAGTTCGTACGAATCGGAGACGCACGCATGGACGCGTTTGTGATCGAGGGCGGCAAGCCCATTTCCGGCAGGTTCGAGGTCCACGGGTCCAAGAACGCCGCGCTGCCCATGCTGGCGGCCGCCCTGCTCACCGATGGGCCGGTCGAACTCTCGGACGTGCCGCACCTCGAAGACATCACCAACATGCTCCGCCTGTTGGGCGAGCTTGGTGTTGAGGTCACCGAGCAG
It contains:
- the tpiA gene encoding triose-phosphate isomerase produces the protein MAKRTPFIGGNWKMNTSRGEALELAADVARAAGSDGPQVAIYPPFVWLETIRSSVGGSGVMLGAQDCSAHDNGARTGDVSLAMLKECGVSTVLIGHSERRHGLQEPEELIAAKLRSVLDAGMTAVLCIGETLEEREAGRTDPVNEAQLRSALGDMHVVRNDHLVVAYEPVWAIGTGKTASASDAQAAHERIRAVLSEILGSDAAAAIRIIYGGSMKPDNAAELMASPDIDGGLIGGASLKAEDFLAIVDAARA
- the ahcY gene encoding adenosylhomocysteinase; translated protein: MTTLTTDVAKTSQGQLEYKVKDLTLAESGRKEIRLAEDEMPGLMALREKYGSKKPLKGVKVAGSLHMTVQTAVLIETLVELGADVRWCSCNIFSTADNAAAAVVVGRTENGGTPENPKGTPVFAWKGETLAEYWWCTKQMLTWPDGSGPDQIVDDGGDATLLLIKGMEFEKAGSVPAFDEDKDAEEYKHILNTIRDTIDTNPGWFTKVTPAVKGISEETTTGVHRLYQFAEKGTLPFPAINVNDSVTKSKFDNVYGCRHSLIDGLNRATDVMLSGKVAVVCGYGDVGKGCVQSLKGQGCRVIVTEIDPICALQAAMEGLEVKPLEDFIGTADIFITTTGNKDIITLESMKKMKDKAVVGNIGHFDNEIQMEKLQRDADVERRNIKPQYDEFYFKSMDKSILVLAEGRLLNLGCATGHPSFVMSASFTNQVIAQIELHENNDNYENKVYVLPKHLDEMVARLHLDKLGVKLTKMSADQAEYLGVPVEGPYKPDHYRY
- a CDS encoding metalloregulator ArsR/SmtB family transcription factor; the protein is MKTTDALNDIAAALSAIADGVRLRMLRVLEAEELAVGEIAQVVQLPQSTVSRRLKLLADHGWVQRRAAGTATLYRCVSDDLPPELRGVWTQVRETAGRGDEADADIRRLRAVIADRRPGSAAFFGRVGAQWDDVSRELFGERYAGGALASLLAPGMVVADVGCGTGVFAGMLAPVAERVIGIDREPTMLEAARSRLGEPGNIELELGEAENLPLEDGSIDLVVLGLVLHHLESPQAALQEAARVLKPGGRVLIVDMQPHGREEFRLEMGHCWLGISESQLGLWCDAAGLTLVGHRPLPSSPDARGPEVFAATAICQT
- the asnB gene encoding asparagine synthase (glutamine-hydrolyzing); translated protein: MAIARGAGAALSVSERQAVRMRDTLAHRGPDGAGVWSMPGVFLGQRRLEVIAPGEAGRQPMASRDGRWVIVYNGELYNDPQLRKELATLGQEPDSPSDTATMCQVLSAWGPQGLRKCRGMFAIVAYDTVENRLVLARDPLGIKPLCYAITQPPDGGGPELVVASEATALFEHPHLSPSVDPLGLTAYLTTIRLSTEGRTLFAGVSMLRPGQVQEIDLRDATLTPQEWELPIEGGDPDNLRALVEESVSQHLRSDVPVCVLLSGGLDSTIIAATTRLHRLRLPTFGAGDGSDDPEADAAYARRLAGQWNLPHRSIRMTQDRFVAGVRMLVERTGQPVSTPNETAIHALGCAIRAGGCKVALTGEGADELFGGYHGPLQQAAEYLDNGGDDPAIAFLLGNAWVPPQMMPRVLSPKLARIAEFAGWLVQAYRDAYQLEAARPGPTLAPRDEAMRTSMRLMRRTNLTGLLQRVDSALSQSGVEGRTPLADRVVAAFADGLPLSQKFDPTLPPHEGTKIALRRAFDGVVPAEILNRPKASFPLPFQGWLGPLFDDLRDEPIIDEFFNRDAWDLVAQDPEANWAQAWPMVNIGLWAKRWFG
- a CDS encoding PilZ domain-containing protein, giving the protein MNDVLRTHAHWLKESNRRTVGRIEIRHLRTKLGRVVDIGPGGMRLRGKPWPPLETYGEFDVQLHGMTEVLPLKVTVAWSSRPTMFTRELGLKFVDLSDHSKHALAGLFAACEDVARSRAG
- the queF gene encoding preQ(1) synthase, producing MPDPSLLEAFPTPVDTPFVIEHVAEEFTSLCPKTGHPDFGEVVVVFEPAPGSSGGLCVELKSLKLYLQSFRNEGIFYEAVTNRIRDDLAALMHPNWMRVTTNWRGRGGIRSVIRADHGTVPPNLA
- a CDS encoding HD domain-containing protein, which translates into the protein MADKPNRTLLSDVGEGEHVSGPYAIINAQLGKTRTDKLYLRCLLSDRSGTAPGRMWSIDESTYNRLPAEGFVWVEGDAQAYQGEMQIIIQSVDPFDPNEEMIRELLPASKRNPEEMFADLRAIFDTLEHPAAKRLAQAFFDDEPLMSAFRTAPAAKVLHHAYLGGLLEHTLQLCSLADRMLPLYPDLNRDLILLGLLLHDMAKTRELKYDRAFDYSDRGLLVGHIVDGVILLREKAYQDGVDLPPEAIMVLEHIILSHHGVPEYGAAKVPATPEAIFVSNLDDLDAKTEMALVAAKRDRVDKTDLRGKFTEKHWALNTRVYRPDPLRE
- a CDS encoding LON peptidase substrate-binding domain-containing protein, encoding MSEEVAIQVNFGKPMPVFPLGVVALMPQQVAPFHIFETRYRQMIGDALDGSGQIAMATYDTSDLEVFDHSGDSLPLRPAVCIGQVFQHEKLPDGHYNILLQGICRAKIVDEMAPDDERAYRTAYLEPLDLPGHPQLGLDTARQKLTEHLTAWPLQQLRTAAWVVERLENEQIPDSAAFELVCFSLFTDPELRYQLLAEPDAKRRVRLVELALSDMARIIRNAASQHPERWPKGVSWN